A genomic stretch from Paraburkholderia dioscoreae includes:
- a CDS encoding ABC transporter permease, producing MATLDDARPGAAPWLLSGPALLLFVGLLLVPLLLTLMLSFRVFSDTAGVTAAYTLANYWEVVSDPYYGTIFLRTAGLAFAVTLLSIVLGVPETIVLARMRRPWQSLCLLIVLGPLLISVVVRTLGWQILLGNNGVLNNLLQALHITDEPIRLVFTMTGMIIALTHVLVPFMVMSVWATMQKLDPQVEWAGRSLGGSPFAVFRRVVLPQIMPGVLSGSIIVFALSASAFATPALIGGRRLKVVATAAYDEFLGTLNWPLGASIAVLLLIANVAIVMGCSRLAERRFQHIFD from the coding sequence ATGGCCACGCTTGACGACGCCCGCCCCGGCGCCGCGCCGTGGCTGCTGTCGGGGCCCGCGCTGCTGCTGTTCGTCGGCCTCTTGCTGGTGCCGCTGCTGCTAACGCTGATGCTGTCGTTCCGCGTCTTCAGCGACACGGCCGGCGTGACCGCCGCCTATACGCTCGCCAACTACTGGGAAGTCGTCAGCGATCCTTACTACGGCACGATCTTTCTGCGCACCGCCGGCCTCGCCTTCGCCGTCACGCTGCTGTCCATCGTGCTCGGCGTGCCGGAAACCATCGTGCTCGCGCGCATGAGGCGGCCGTGGCAGTCGCTCTGTCTGTTGATCGTGCTGGGCCCGCTGCTCATTTCCGTGGTGGTGCGCACGCTCGGCTGGCAGATTCTGCTCGGCAACAACGGCGTGCTGAACAACCTTCTTCAGGCGCTGCATATCACCGACGAACCCATCCGCCTCGTCTTCACGATGACCGGCATGATCATCGCGCTCACCCATGTGCTGGTGCCCTTCATGGTGATGTCGGTCTGGGCGACCATGCAGAAGCTCGATCCGCAGGTGGAATGGGCCGGCCGCTCGCTCGGCGGCTCGCCGTTCGCGGTGTTCCGCCGTGTGGTGCTGCCGCAGATCATGCCGGGCGTGCTGTCGGGCTCGATCATCGTATTCGCGTTGTCGGCCTCGGCGTTCGCCACGCCCGCGCTGATCGGCGGCCGGCGCCTCAAGGTGGTCGCCACTGCCGCCTACGACGAATTCCTCGGCACGCTCAACTGGCCGCTCGGCGCAAGCATCGCCGTGCTGCTCCTGATTGCCAACGTGGCGATCGTGATGGGTTGCAGTCGTCTTGCCGAACGCCGCTTCCAGCACATCTTCGATTGA
- a CDS encoding DUF1254 domain-containing protein, protein MVNRATEVYLTQMMPVSEIALREGMRAFWFEKPDTGCDLGQPDGRSDLLLTANTETAYAMSHLDLRTDGPTVIEAPPHMLGFVQDGLQRYVADIGPLRADKGKGGKFLVLPLAIKAHANTTADVRNFGMSIACWPMSVRHLALNQQSHRDIVDRAPGDTKPVIASANLIEAQRSIKSDCIPNVVHSPVTDPGRKSRLFVAKPPFECAPEGAAQ, encoded by the coding sequence TTGGTCAATCGGGCTACCGAGGTCTATCTGACGCAGATGATGCCCGTCAGCGAGATTGCATTGCGCGAGGGCATGCGCGCATTTTGGTTCGAAAAACCCGACACAGGTTGTGATCTGGGACAACCTGATGGACGTTCAGACCTGCTGCTGACTGCGAACACCGAGACGGCATACGCGATGAGCCACCTCGACCTAAGGACGGATGGTCCGACCGTTATCGAGGCTCCACCACATATGCTAGGGTTCGTTCAGGACGGCTTGCAGCGTTACGTGGCCGATATTGGCCCGTTACGCGCCGACAAGGGCAAAGGCGGAAAATTTCTGGTGTTGCCCCTCGCTATAAAGGCTCATGCCAACACCACAGCGGACGTTCGAAACTTCGGCATGAGCATCGCCTGTTGGCCGATGTCTGTCCGCCACCTAGCCCTTAATCAGCAGAGTCACCGTGATATCGTCGACCGAGCACCCGGAGATACGAAACCTGTCATTGCGTCTGCTAACCTGATCGAAGCCCAAAGATCGATAAAGTCCGATTGCATACCGAACGTTGTTCATTCGCCTGTCACCGACCCGGGCCGCAAGAGTCGGCTCTTCGTGGCAAAGCCACCCTTCGAATGTGCCCCTGAAGGTGCGGCCCAGTAG
- a CDS encoding ABC transporter permease, with protein sequence MKQNGILGLVYNAFFLTFILAPLVVVMLVAFTDKGFISMPFDGASLRWFRAILENGDIVSAFWLSVRLAFAAATVGMLLAVPAALAIARYRFPGRAALTSFFLSPMMIPAVVLGIAFLRFLSLLHLSGSFWSLVCAHVIIVLPYALRLALSSAVGLDRDAERAALSCGASRFTAFRRVVLPMIRTGVAGGWVLSFIQSFDELTMTIFVATPGTTTLPVAMYNQIAQTIDPLVASVSAVLIVGTVLLMILLDRMVGLDRILIGEAR encoded by the coding sequence ATGAAACAGAACGGCATTCTCGGCCTCGTCTACAACGCGTTCTTTCTGACCTTCATCCTCGCGCCGCTCGTAGTGGTGATGCTCGTGGCGTTCACCGACAAGGGCTTCATCTCGATGCCTTTCGATGGCGCGTCGCTGCGCTGGTTCCGCGCGATCCTCGAGAACGGCGACATCGTCTCGGCATTCTGGCTGTCGGTGCGGCTCGCGTTCGCGGCGGCGACCGTCGGCATGCTGCTTGCGGTGCCCGCCGCGCTGGCGATCGCCCGCTATCGCTTTCCGGGCCGCGCCGCGCTCACGAGCTTCTTTCTCTCGCCGATGATGATTCCCGCAGTCGTGCTCGGCATCGCGTTCCTGCGCTTCCTCTCGCTGCTGCATCTGTCCGGATCGTTCTGGTCGCTGGTGTGCGCGCACGTGATCATCGTGCTGCCGTATGCGTTGCGGCTCGCGCTGTCGTCGGCGGTGGGGCTCGATCGCGACGCCGAACGCGCCGCACTGTCCTGCGGTGCGAGCCGCTTCACCGCGTTTCGCCGCGTGGTGCTGCCGATGATCCGCACCGGTGTGGCGGGCGGCTGGGTGCTTTCGTTCATCCAGAGTTTCGACGAACTGACCATGACCATCTTCGTCGCGACGCCCGGCACCACCACACTGCCCGTCGCCATGTACAACCAGATCGCGCAGACGATCGATCCGCTGGTCGCTTCGGTGTCGGCGGTGCTGATTGTCGGCACTGTCCTCCTGATGATCCTGCTCGATCGCATGGTCGGCCTGGATCGCATTCTGATCGGAGAAGCCCGATGA
- a CDS encoding RidA family protein, with the protein MTDIVRIETNQRMSRVVKAGGLVFVGGQTSADHTADVKVQTAKVLEKIDNYLEKAGIDKTRLVSAQVWLADIARDFAGMNQVWDAWAPQGNAPARATVQAKLAAPELLVEIAVVALA; encoded by the coding sequence ATGACCGATATCGTTCGTATCGAAACCAATCAACGCATGAGCCGCGTCGTCAAGGCGGGTGGCCTGGTGTTCGTCGGCGGCCAGACTTCCGCCGATCATACCGCTGACGTGAAAGTCCAGACCGCGAAGGTGCTGGAGAAGATCGACAACTATCTGGAGAAGGCCGGCATCGACAAGACGCGCCTGGTTTCCGCACAAGTGTGGCTCGCGGACATTGCCCGCGACTTCGCGGGAATGAACCAGGTATGGGACGCTTGGGCGCCGCAAGGCAACGCACCCGCACGCGCGACGGTGCAAGCAAAGCTCGCCGCACCCGAGTTGCTCGTGGAAATCGCGGTCGTGGCGCTTGCTTGA
- a CDS encoding ABC transporter ATP-binding protein translates to MAFLTLQNISKRYGDFTAIEHLDLSVERGELLSLLGPSGCGKTTTLQMVAGFVTPTTGSILLDGRDITHERPEKRGIGVVFQSYALFPHMTVAGNVGFGLEMRKVRRKEREERVAEALSLVRLKGLGHRYPKELSGGQRQRVAIARAIAMQPELLLLDEPMSNLDAKLREEMHIELRAIQKRLGITTILVTHDQVEAMTMSDRIAVMHRGTIAQLSTPYDAYERPATPFASTFLGRTNAFSGEVLRRNPRCAEVDVAGTTLHVPHEGRHVVGAVNVYIRPEKVHLANGDARVRGRISTRVFVGNQWLLEVDTELGKLRIAQPNHGAPPPEEGQEVGLAWTDDDLRVLTQDNQESAHGHA, encoded by the coding sequence ATGGCCTTCCTGACCCTGCAGAACATCTCGAAACGCTACGGCGATTTCACGGCAATCGAACACCTCGATCTGTCTGTCGAGCGCGGTGAACTGCTGTCGCTGCTCGGACCATCGGGCTGCGGCAAGACCACCACGCTGCAAATGGTCGCGGGTTTCGTCACGCCGACCACCGGCAGCATCCTGCTCGATGGCCGCGACATCACGCACGAGCGTCCGGAGAAACGCGGCATCGGCGTGGTGTTCCAGAGCTACGCGCTGTTTCCGCACATGACGGTGGCGGGCAACGTGGGCTTCGGTCTGGAGATGCGCAAGGTCAGGCGCAAGGAGCGTGAAGAGCGCGTCGCCGAAGCGCTTTCACTGGTACGCCTCAAAGGCCTCGGTCATCGTTATCCGAAGGAGCTGTCGGGCGGCCAGCGGCAGCGTGTGGCGATCGCGCGCGCCATCGCGATGCAACCCGAACTGCTATTGCTCGACGAACCGATGTCCAACCTCGACGCCAAGCTGCGCGAAGAGATGCACATCGAATTGCGCGCGATCCAGAAGCGCCTTGGCATCACGACGATTCTCGTCACGCACGATCAGGTGGAAGCGATGACCATGAGCGATCGCATCGCGGTGATGCATCGCGGCACCATTGCGCAACTGAGCACGCCGTACGACGCGTACGAACGCCCCGCCACACCGTTCGCGTCGACGTTTCTCGGGCGCACCAATGCGTTTTCCGGCGAAGTGCTGCGCCGCAATCCGCGCTGCGCGGAAGTCGACGTTGCCGGCACGACGCTGCACGTCCCGCACGAGGGCCGCCATGTCGTTGGCGCGGTAAACGTCTATATCCGCCCGGAAAAAGTCCATCTGGCCAATGGCGATGCCCGGGTGCGCGGCCGCATCTCGACGCGCGTATTCGTCGGCAATCAATGGCTGCTCGAAGTGGACACCGAACTCGGCAAGCTGCGCATCGCGCAACCGAACCACGGCGCGCCGCCGCCCGAGGAAGGCCAGGAAGTCGGCCTTGCCTGGACCGACGACGACCTGCGCGTGCTCACGCAGGACAACCAGGAGAGCGCTCATGGCCACGCTTGA
- a CDS encoding LysR substrate-binding domain-containing protein produces the protein MNLKHIEAFRAVMVSGSMTAAAKALFTSQPNVSRLIAQLERDTGLQLFQRSGVRLIPTSEGEAFFREVERAFVGLQGLANAAAQIRNLGSGRLRIAAMPSAGMTLVPHAIKRFVELFPDVTVSLHVNTSGTVNHWTASQFCDLGVAVYVSEASDCEVEQLSDVAAVCVMPAAHRLAAKRSIKPEDLEGESFISLCHGDGTRVLMDEVFQRAGVQRVLAIEAQYTAMCCEMVRHGMGVTLAHPIVARDFAGPEIAIRPFLPATRFQTYLLFPPHRPRERLASAFVEVLRGLHDELLAEVVVPARSVGRRKALRSGIGG, from the coding sequence ATGAATCTCAAGCACATCGAGGCGTTTCGGGCGGTGATGGTGTCGGGATCGATGACCGCCGCGGCCAAGGCGCTCTTCACTTCGCAGCCGAACGTCAGCCGTCTGATCGCTCAGCTGGAGCGCGACACGGGCTTACAGCTCTTTCAGCGCAGCGGCGTGCGCCTGATTCCGACGAGCGAAGGCGAGGCGTTCTTTCGCGAAGTCGAACGCGCGTTTGTCGGCCTGCAGGGGTTGGCGAATGCCGCGGCGCAGATTCGCAATCTCGGCAGCGGCCGCCTGCGCATCGCGGCGATGCCTTCGGCGGGCATGACGCTGGTGCCGCACGCGATCAAACGTTTTGTGGAGTTGTTCCCGGATGTCACGGTGTCGCTTCACGTGAATACGTCCGGCACGGTCAATCATTGGACGGCGTCGCAGTTTTGCGATCTCGGCGTGGCGGTGTATGTGAGTGAGGCGTCCGATTGCGAGGTCGAGCAGTTGTCGGACGTGGCTGCCGTTTGTGTGATGCCGGCTGCGCATCGGCTGGCGGCGAAGCGCAGCATCAAGCCGGAGGATCTGGAAGGCGAGTCGTTCATCTCGCTGTGTCACGGCGACGGCACGCGCGTGTTGATGGACGAAGTGTTCCAGCGCGCGGGCGTGCAGCGCGTTCTGGCAATCGAGGCGCAATACACCGCGATGTGCTGCGAGATGGTCCGCCACGGCATGGGAGTGACGCTCGCGCATCCAATCGTCGCACGCGACTTCGCGGGGCCTGAGATCGCGATTCGCCCGTTCTTGCCGGCTACGCGGTTTCAGACCTATCTGCTTTTTCCTCCGCACAGGCCGCGAGAGCGGCTTGCTTCGGCGTTTGTGGAAGTCTTGCGCGGGTTGCACGACGAATTGCTGGCGGAGGTGGTGGTGCCGGCCCGGAGTGTGGGAAGGCGCAAGGCGCTGCGGTCGGGGATTGGAGGGTGA
- a CDS encoding ABC transporter substrate-binding protein, with the protein MRSALHRRLSAPSRTTIAALSFAAALAAPLAAQAETTLYVANVGGSNEQVYRQKIIPPFEKAHNVKIVYVAGNSSDTLAKLQAQKGHQQINVAVMDDGPMYQAMQLNLCAKLDDAPVMKDLYPLAKLGPTAIGVGMVATGIGYNEEAFKKAGLPPPDSWKALTDTRIKGKLGVPPITNTYGLHTLVMLARLSGGGEKNIDPGFAAMTKEVAPNVLSWAPTPGEMDGQMQSGDVILAPYGSGRAVALQNTGFPLKFIYPKEGAVALQVAACVVAENAQPQLSQQFVQYLLSPEVQVLQAQGIGLGPVNKTVKLTPEIAARVPYGPEQISKLTAMDWTTINQHRTEWTERWNRSVER; encoded by the coding sequence ATGAGAAGCGCGTTGCATCGCCGTTTGTCCGCCCCGTCCCGCACCACCATCGCGGCGCTTTCATTTGCGGCTGCGTTGGCCGCGCCGCTCGCCGCGCAGGCCGAGACCACGCTTTATGTAGCCAACGTCGGCGGCTCGAACGAGCAGGTCTACCGGCAGAAAATCATCCCGCCGTTCGAAAAAGCGCATAACGTCAAGATCGTCTACGTCGCCGGAAATTCGAGCGATACGCTCGCCAAGCTGCAGGCGCAGAAAGGCCATCAGCAGATCAACGTCGCGGTAATGGACGACGGTCCCATGTACCAGGCCATGCAGCTCAACCTGTGCGCGAAGCTCGACGACGCGCCCGTGATGAAAGACCTCTACCCGCTCGCGAAGCTCGGGCCGACGGCGATCGGCGTCGGCATGGTGGCAACCGGCATCGGCTACAACGAAGAAGCATTCAAGAAGGCCGGCCTGCCGCCGCCCGACTCGTGGAAGGCGCTCACCGACACTCGCATCAAGGGCAAACTCGGCGTACCGCCGATCACCAACACCTACGGCCTGCATACGCTCGTCATGCTCGCGCGTCTTTCCGGCGGCGGCGAGAAGAACATCGATCCGGGCTTCGCCGCAATGACGAAGGAAGTCGCGCCGAACGTGCTGTCCTGGGCGCCGACGCCCGGCGAGATGGACGGCCAGATGCAATCCGGCGACGTGATCCTCGCGCCATACGGCAGCGGCCGCGCGGTCGCATTGCAGAACACCGGCTTTCCGCTCAAGTTCATTTACCCGAAAGAAGGCGCGGTCGCGTTGCAGGTAGCGGCATGCGTGGTCGCGGAGAACGCGCAGCCGCAGTTGTCGCAGCAGTTCGTGCAGTACCTGTTGAGCCCGGAAGTGCAGGTGTTGCAGGCGCAAGGCATCGGTCTGGGCCCGGTCAACAAGACCGTCAAGCTGACGCCTGAAATAGCTGCGCGCGTGCCCTACGGTCCCGAACAGATCTCGAAGCTGACCGCGATGGACTGGACCACGATCAACCAGCATCGCACCGAGTGGACCGAGCGCTGGAACCGCTCGGTCGAACGCTGA
- a CDS encoding (2Fe-2S)-binding protein yields the protein MTTQSTHTLFKPLPGAQGAAAANVAIWFNDQPLSVPGGRSVAAALLAAGVSRFRATPVSGAPRGPFCMMGACFECLVEIDGVPSRQACMVEVKAGMRIHSQEGARDLPPASMTDAPLENAHGR from the coding sequence ATGACTACCCAATCGACTCACACACTCTTCAAGCCGCTGCCGGGCGCGCAAGGTGCGGCCGCCGCGAACGTCGCGATCTGGTTCAACGATCAGCCACTGTCCGTGCCCGGCGGCCGCTCCGTGGCGGCGGCCCTGCTCGCCGCAGGCGTGTCGCGCTTTCGTGCGACCCCTGTGTCCGGTGCACCGCGCGGGCCTTTCTGCATGATGGGCGCGTGCTTCGAATGTCTGGTCGAGATCGACGGCGTGCCGAGCCGCCAGGCCTGCATGGTCGAAGTCAAAGCCGGCATGCGGATCCATTCGCAGGAAGGCGCTCGCGATCTGCCGCCCGCGAGCATGACGGACGCACCGCTGGAGAACGCACATGGCCGCTGA
- a CDS encoding NAD(P)/FAD-dependent oxidoreductase, with amino-acid sequence MAADFASEFASETVDVVVVGAGPAGMSAATRTARAGLRTVLIDEQDAVGGQIYRGIGRADARRKEILGPDYAAGAAIADAFAASGAHHVTNATVWQVTRERGVNYLKDGKIGSFDAKCVILASGALERPFPIPGWTLPGVLTAGAAQILLKSAGEVPAAPPVLAGCGPLLYLLGWQYVRAGVPIRALVDTTRHEDRWRAKRHVMSALRAWPFLSKGLQLIRTLRQAGVPIFEAADDLRVEARIGTDHVERAAALHFTTQGTAHRIEADVILLHQGVVPNTQFTQALRAAHRWDNAQLCFTPKVDAWGELDVPGIFIAGDGAGIGGAQAAALQGSLAGLAAAAQLGAINTATRDAEAVAHRRALADVMRIRPFLDSLYRPRDINRIPRDETIVCRCEEVTAGELRKFVELGCVGPNQAKSFGRCGMGPCQGRMCGLTVTEVIADARRVSPAEVGYYRIRPPIKPLTLGELAGE; translated from the coding sequence ATGGCCGCTGATTTCGCATCTGAATTCGCTTCCGAAACCGTTGACGTCGTCGTGGTGGGCGCCGGCCCCGCCGGCATGAGCGCGGCGACGCGCACGGCGCGCGCCGGTCTCAGAACGGTGCTGATCGACGAACAGGACGCCGTGGGCGGCCAGATCTATCGCGGCATCGGCCGCGCCGATGCGCGCCGCAAGGAGATTCTCGGACCGGACTACGCGGCGGGCGCCGCCATCGCCGATGCGTTCGCCGCCTCCGGCGCGCACCACGTGACCAATGCAACCGTGTGGCAGGTCACGCGCGAGCGTGGCGTCAATTATCTGAAGGACGGCAAGATCGGCAGCTTCGACGCGAAATGCGTGATTCTCGCGAGCGGCGCATTGGAGCGGCCCTTCCCGATTCCCGGCTGGACGCTGCCCGGCGTGCTGACGGCGGGCGCCGCGCAGATCCTTTTGAAGAGTGCGGGCGAAGTACCCGCCGCGCCGCCGGTGCTCGCGGGCTGCGGACCGCTGCTGTATCTGCTCGGCTGGCAATACGTGCGCGCCGGCGTGCCGATCCGCGCGCTGGTCGATACCACGCGTCACGAAGACCGCTGGCGCGCCAAGCGTCACGTGATGTCGGCGCTGCGCGCGTGGCCGTTCCTGAGCAAAGGCTTGCAACTGATCCGCACGCTGCGCCAGGCAGGCGTACCCATCTTCGAGGCGGCGGACGATCTGCGCGTGGAAGCGCGCATCGGCACGGATCATGTCGAGCGCGCCGCCGCGCTTCACTTCACGACGCAAGGCACGGCGCATCGTATCGAAGCCGATGTGATCCTGCTGCATCAGGGCGTCGTGCCGAACACACAATTCACGCAAGCGCTGCGCGCCGCGCACCGCTGGGACAACGCGCAACTCTGCTTCACCCCGAAAGTCGATGCGTGGGGCGAGCTGGATGTACCGGGCATCTTCATCGCGGGCGATGGTGCGGGCATTGGCGGCGCACAGGCAGCAGCCTTGCAAGGCTCGCTCGCGGGTCTCGCAGCAGCCGCGCAACTCGGCGCGATCAACACGGCGACACGCGATGCCGAAGCCGTCGCGCATCGCCGCGCACTCGCGGACGTGATGCGCATCCGGCCGTTTCTCGACAGCCTTTATCGTCCGCGCGACATCAACCGCATTCCGCGCGACGAGACCATCGTCTGCCGTTGCGAGGAAGTCACCGCGGGCGAGTTGCGCAAGTTCGTCGAGCTCGGCTGTGTCGGACCGAATCAGGCGAAGTCGTTCGGACGCTGCGGCATGGGCCCGTGTCAGGGGCGCATGTGCGGCCTCACGGTCACTGAAGTGATCGCCGATGCGCGCCGCGTCTCGCCCGCCGAAGTCGGCTACTACCGCATCCGTCCGCCGATCAAGCCGCTCACGCTGGGAGAGCTTGCCGGTGAATGA
- a CDS encoding NAD(P)/FAD-dependent oxidoreductase, with the protein MNDATDIQEADVLVVGGGLHGTSSAFHMARRGAKVIVLEADYVARHSSGVNAGGVRTLGRPLPEIPLALMSREIWHGMNDLLGEDGGFVPSGQLKIAETDDELEACRQRVALLESQGFTHEKVIDRQTVLGLEPALARHVTGGIWVERDGYALPYRTTTAFRLAAQRFGARFLEGTPVRRIEQRGTRWFAVTPQGTFSAQKLLVTAGAWSGELAKQVGEPVPVHPEGLMLMVTHRVAPFCSATLGATGRPLSFKQFDNGTVVIGGKLIGIADLANRHGEVDFVRLVRSARTVTDLFPHLRHLGVNRAWAGVEAFTEDELPVISASRKASDLYYSFGYCGSGFQLGPGCGKLVSELMLDGAPSIPLDAFAIDRFGRDAASCLTGASSLATH; encoded by the coding sequence GTGAATGACGCGACCGACATCCAGGAAGCCGATGTCCTCGTGGTCGGCGGCGGGCTGCATGGCACGAGCAGCGCGTTCCATATGGCGAGGCGCGGCGCGAAGGTGATCGTGCTCGAAGCCGACTATGTCGCCCGTCATTCGTCGGGCGTGAATGCGGGCGGCGTGCGCACGCTGGGGCGTCCGTTGCCGGAGATTCCGCTTGCGTTGATGTCGCGGGAAATCTGGCATGGCATGAACGACCTGCTGGGCGAGGATGGCGGCTTCGTTCCTTCCGGCCAGTTGAAGATCGCCGAAACGGACGACGAACTCGAAGCGTGCCGCCAGCGCGTCGCACTACTCGAATCGCAGGGATTCACGCACGAGAAAGTGATCGACCGGCAAACTGTGCTCGGTCTCGAACCGGCGCTCGCGCGGCATGTCACCGGCGGAATCTGGGTCGAGCGCGACGGCTACGCACTGCCCTATCGAACCACGACGGCATTCCGGCTCGCCGCGCAGCGGTTCGGCGCGCGCTTTCTGGAAGGCACGCCCGTGCGCCGCATCGAACAGCGCGGCACGCGATGGTTCGCAGTCACCCCACAGGGCACATTCAGCGCACAAAAGCTGCTCGTCACCGCGGGCGCATGGTCCGGCGAACTGGCGAAGCAGGTCGGCGAGCCGGTGCCGGTGCATCCCGAAGGTTTGATGCTGATGGTCACGCATCGCGTCGCGCCCTTCTGTTCCGCGACGCTCGGCGCAACCGGCAGGCCGCTGTCCTTCAAGCAGTTCGACAACGGCACAGTGGTCATCGGCGGAAAACTGATCGGCATTGCGGACCTGGCCAATCGCCACGGCGAAGTCGATTTCGTCCGCCTCGTGCGTAGCGCGCGGACCGTGACCGATCTGTTTCCTCATCTGCGCCATCTCGGCGTGAACCGCGCGTGGGCCGGCGTCGAAGCCTTTACCGAAGACGAACTGCCGGTGATCTCCGCGAGCCGCAAGGCTTCGGATCTGTATTACTCGTTCGGCTATTGCGGCAGCGGCTTTCAGCTTGGGCCGGGCTGCGGCAAGCTGGTGTCCGAACTGATGCTCGACGGCGCGCCCTCGATTCCGCTCGATGCGTTTGCCATCGATCGCTTCGGCCGCGACGCGGCATCTTGCCTCACGGGCGCTTCGTCTCTCGCGACGCATTAA
- a CDS encoding NAD(P)/FAD-dependent oxidoreductase: MTLTSTASPDVLVLGGGLVGSAVAYGLAREGARVTVLDEDDGGLRASRGNFGLVWVQGKGYGLSPYARWSRSSATRWPGLAEALLKETGVNVALRQPGGFHFCFNDDELAEREKRLSTLQAELGDYPYQMLDAAEVRARIPQVGPAVIGASYSPMDGHVNPLKLLRGLHTAMQARGVRLVSGERAERIEPQAQGFVVHGKRGTYRAAQVVLAAGLGNRTLAPFVGLNAPVAPNRGQVLVSERVAPFLDYPTLNVRQTDEGSVQFGDSMEEVGFNDFTTTHVLADIARRGVRAFPMLQHVRLVRMWAALRVYSPDGFPIYDQSEAHPGAFVVTCHSGVTLAAAHALRVAPWIMGAPMPEELPNFSARRFEHARELTPAH, from the coding sequence ATGACATTGACAAGCACCGCCAGCCCCGACGTGCTGGTGCTCGGAGGCGGCCTCGTCGGTTCGGCCGTGGCCTACGGGCTCGCCCGCGAAGGCGCGCGCGTGACCGTGCTCGACGAGGACGACGGCGGCTTGCGCGCGTCGCGCGGCAATTTCGGCCTCGTCTGGGTTCAGGGCAAGGGCTATGGCCTCTCGCCTTATGCACGCTGGTCACGCAGTTCGGCCACGCGCTGGCCGGGACTCGCCGAAGCCCTGCTGAAGGAAACCGGCGTGAATGTGGCGTTGCGTCAGCCAGGCGGCTTTCACTTCTGCTTCAACGACGACGAACTCGCCGAACGCGAGAAGCGGCTCTCGACACTGCAAGCCGAACTCGGCGATTACCCGTACCAGATGCTCGATGCCGCCGAAGTCCGCGCACGCATTCCGCAAGTCGGCCCCGCGGTGATCGGCGCAAGCTATTCGCCGATGGACGGCCACGTGAATCCGCTCAAGCTGCTGCGCGGCCTGCACACCGCCATGCAGGCGCGCGGTGTGCGGCTCGTCTCGGGCGAGCGCGCGGAACGCATCGAGCCGCAAGCGCAGGGCTTCGTCGTGCACGGAAAGCGCGGCACGTATCGCGCGGCTCAAGTAGTGCTCGCCGCCGGGCTCGGCAATCGCACGCTCGCGCCGTTCGTCGGGCTCAACGCGCCGGTCGCGCCCAATCGCGGGCAGGTGCTGGTGAGCGAGCGCGTCGCCCCGTTTCTCGACTATCCGACGCTCAACGTGCGCCAGACCGACGAGGGCAGCGTGCAGTTCGGCGATTCGATGGAAGAAGTCGGCTTCAACGATTTCACCACCACGCACGTGCTTGCCGACATCGCCCGGCGCGGCGTGCGCGCGTTCCCGATGTTGCAGCACGTGCGGCTCGTGCGCATGTGGGCTGCACTGCGTGTCTACAGTCCCGACGGTTTTCCCATCTATGACCAGTCCGAGGCGCATCCCGGCGCGTTCGTCGTCACGTGCCATAGCGGCGTGACGCTGGCCGCCGCGCATGCGCTGCGCGTCGCGCCGTGGATCATGGGCGCGCCGATGCCCGAGGAACTGCCCAATTTCTCGGCGCGCCGTTTCGAGCACGCCAGAGAACTGACTCCCGCTCATTGA